A region of Candidatus Thermoplasmatota archaeon DNA encodes the following proteins:
- a CDS encoding MOFRL family protein has translation MVDPATLPRARAAGLDARRALAENDSYTFFAALDDLLVTGPTG, from the coding sequence ATCGTCGACCCGGCGACGCTCCCGCGCGCCCGCGCCGCGGGGCTCGACGCCCGGCGCGCGCTCGCCGAGAACGATTCGTACACGTTCTTTGCCGCGCTCGACGACCTGCTCGTCACCGGCCCCACGGG
- a CDS encoding SRPBCC family protein, protein MALEWSFSAQARAPPDEVFAWLSDFRDDDHSAEAFLRGAGWRRGKRPATRRILERAGNVVRLQDRWGGSSFSPTVTLDPAARTVTIEGEYGYRAVWRVEPTAEGSEVSVGGRLAPSGLARLLLPVFGWAFRRQLEGDFRGHMAHLRHDLEKS, encoded by the coding sequence ATGGCGTTGGAGTGGTCGTTCTCGGCGCAGGCGCGCGCGCCGCCGGACGAGGTCTTCGCTTGGCTGTCCGATTTCCGGGACGACGACCATTCCGCGGAGGCGTTCCTGCGGGGCGCGGGTTGGCGCCGCGGCAAGCGGCCCGCCACTCGGCGCATCCTCGAGCGGGCGGGGAACGTCGTGCGGCTGCAGGATCGATGGGGCGGAAGCTCGTTTTCCCCGACCGTCACGCTCGACCCCGCGGCTCGGACCGTCACAATCGAAGGCGAATACGGATACCGAGCGGTTTGGCGGGTGGAGCCCACCGCGGAGGGCTCGGAGGTGAGCGTCGGGGGTCGCCTGGCGCCGTCGGGTTTGGCCCGACTGCTCTTGCCAGTGTTCGGCTGGGCCTTCCGCCGGCAATTGGAGGGCGATTTCCGCGGGCACATGGCGCATCTGCGGCACGATCTCGAGAAGTCCTGA
- the rpl4p gene encoding 50S ribosomal protein L4, giving the protein MAVKVKVYGVDGAAKGEQTLSAKFEQPLRPDLIRKAVSVARANRRQPYGSDPEAGRKHSTESWGPGSGVSRIPRLRAGRRAAGVPPVVGGPRAHPPKAEKAWTEKINRKEARRALASALSATARKEIVAARGHKFEDKVTLPLVVEDAFEAIDKTSELLAAFEKLGLAPDLVRAREGTQQRPGIGKLRGRRYKVPRSLLLVVSPGAPVARAAENLPGVDVVSPLRVDTEAVAPGGDAGRLLVISKKALSALEGRP; this is encoded by the coding sequence ATGGCAGTCAAGGTCAAGGTCTACGGAGTCGACGGCGCGGCCAAGGGCGAGCAGACCCTCTCGGCGAAGTTCGAGCAGCCCCTTCGCCCCGACCTCATCCGCAAGGCCGTCAGCGTGGCGCGCGCCAACCGCCGCCAGCCCTACGGAAGCGATCCCGAGGCGGGCCGCAAGCACTCGACCGAGTCGTGGGGCCCGGGCTCCGGCGTCTCGCGCATTCCGCGTCTTCGCGCCGGGCGCCGGGCCGCGGGCGTTCCGCCGGTCGTGGGCGGCCCGCGCGCGCACCCGCCCAAGGCCGAGAAGGCCTGGACCGAGAAGATCAACCGCAAGGAGGCCCGCAGGGCGCTCGCCTCGGCGCTGTCGGCGACCGCGCGAAAGGAGATCGTCGCCGCGCGCGGCCACAAGTTCGAGGATAAGGTCACGCTGCCGCTTGTCGTCGAGGACGCCTTCGAGGCGATCGACAAGACAAGCGAGCTTCTGGCCGCCTTCGAGAAGCTTGGCCTTGCGCCCGACCTCGTCCGCGCGCGCGAGGGCACGCAGCAGCGCCCCGGCATCGGCAAGCTCCGCGGCCGGCGCTACAAGGTGCCCCGCAGCCTGCTTCTTGTCGTTTCGCCCGGCGCGCCCGTTGCGCGCGCGGCCGAGAACCTGCCCGGCGTCGACGTCGTCTCGCCGCTTCGCGTGGACACGGAGGCCGTGGCGCCCGGCGGCGACGCGGGCCGGCT
- a CDS encoding 50S ribosomal protein L3: MVATHRPKKGSHGFSPRVRAESNVARFSSWPESAAAEPKLQGFAGYKAGMTHALMIDYRPKSITAGQEVQVPVTVLETPPMKVAAVRFYRETAYGLKTLGEEWATGLDKELGARLPVPKEPKPVSADGGKVDDVRVLAYTQPRLVTGVDQKMPDVMEIRVGGGDVQKRIAFARGLLGKDVDVTQFTAVGAMVDIAAVTKGFGFQGSPVRWGVKLQSHKNSKNRRDTTPLGPFNPGYVRPTVPMPGQTGYHQRTEYNKRVLRVGDKPEEINPAGGFLEYGLVRGTYVLLHGSVAGPARRLIRLRDATRYTRGIKVEQPQLTYVSVASKQGA, from the coding sequence ATGGTTGCCACCCACCGACCGAAGAAAGGCTCGCACGGGTTTTCCCCCCGCGTCCGAGCGGAGAGCAACGTCGCCCGGTTCTCGTCGTGGCCCGAGTCGGCCGCGGCCGAGCCCAAGCTGCAAGGCTTTGCCGGCTACAAGGCGGGCATGACGCACGCGCTCATGATCGACTACCGCCCGAAGAGCATCACCGCCGGGCAGGAAGTCCAGGTTCCCGTGACGGTCCTCGAGACGCCGCCCATGAAGGTCGCGGCGGTCCGGTTCTACCGCGAGACGGCGTACGGCTTGAAGACGCTCGGCGAGGAGTGGGCGACGGGGCTCGACAAGGAGCTTGGCGCGCGGCTTCCCGTTCCCAAGGAGCCAAAGCCGGTGAGCGCGGACGGCGGCAAGGTGGACGACGTCCGCGTGCTCGCGTACACGCAGCCGCGCCTCGTCACCGGCGTGGACCAGAAGATGCCCGACGTCATGGAGATCCGCGTGGGCGGCGGCGACGTGCAAAAGCGCATCGCCTTTGCGCGCGGGCTTTTGGGCAAGGACGTCGACGTGACCCAGTTCACGGCCGTGGGCGCGATGGTGGACATCGCGGCCGTCACGAAGGGCTTCGGTTTCCAGGGCTCTCCGGTCCGCTGGGGCGTCAAGCTCCAGAGCCACAAGAACAGCAAGAACCGCCGCGACACCACGCCGCTTGGGCCGTTCAACCCCGGCTACGTCCGCCCGACGGTTCCCATGCCCGGCCAGACGGGTTACCACCAGCGCACGGAGTACAACAAGCGCGTGCTCAGGGTCGGCGACAAGCCGGAGGAGATCAACCCCGCCGGCGGCTTCCTCGAGTACGGCCTCGTGCGCGGAACGTACGTTCTTCTCCACGGCAGCGTCGCGGGTCCGGCGCGAAGGCTCATCCGCCTGCGCGACGCGACGCGCTACACGCGCGGCATCAAGGTCGAGCAACCCCAGCTCACGTACGTGAGCGTCGCAAGCAAGCAGGGGGCCTGA